A window of Citrus sinensis cultivar Valencia sweet orange chromosome 7, DVS_A1.0, whole genome shotgun sequence contains these coding sequences:
- the LOC102608453 gene encoding pentatricopeptide repeat-containing protein At5g12100, mitochondrial encodes MARQLRHPLKFRPIFPPSLSLSRSLCTQSSNSNHNSHGDQERNEQVRKIRILFQKNRPEAAQRLIKSIVLSNASPFTSPHELFSLFSVSSPYYKPTFANILLSILSSAKLPSDALQLYASTKADGTRLSLDSINVLLECLVSCNQYDRALDLFDEIVCMGFRPDKFTYGKAVQAAVKIGDLKRACEIFDGMEKSRTRPNVFVYNNLISGFCKEKKIRDAEKLFDEMCQQKLVPTRVTYNTLVDGYCKVGEFEKVSTLRERMKRDKVEVSLVMFNSLLGGLCKAKRMEEAKSVCKEMEVHGFDPDGFTYSMLFDGYSKCGDGEGVMALYEELSGRGFRINSYTCSILLNALCKEGKVEIAEEIVGKEIENGLVPDEVMFNTIVSGYCRTGDLNRAMLAIQQMENHGLAPNCITFNTLIDKFCELGEMDKAEEWVKRMLEKGISPNVKTNNTLIDGYGRMGHFDKCFQILEEMENSGTKPNVVSYGSLINWLCKDCKLLEAEIVLKDMENRGVLPNAQIYNMLIDGSCTMGRIKDAFKFFDEMVKREMGPTLVTFNALINGLCKKGRVMEAEDMLPQITSSGLNPDVITYNSLISGYSSLGSSQKCLELYENMKKLGIKPSLRTYHPLLSGCIREGIVAVEKLFNEMLQINLVPDLLVYNALIHCYAEHGDVQKALVLHSEMVDQGIRPDKMTYNSLIFGHLREGKLSKVKELVNDMKVKGLIPKADTYNILVKGYCNLKDFGGAYIWYREMFENGFIPSFCIYNELTNGLKQEGKLKEAQILCSEISIVGKDAWTNEDQSAVAKM; translated from the coding sequence AGCAACCACAACAGCCACGGAGACCAAGAGCGCAATGAGCAAGTACGGAAAATCCGAATCCTCTTCCAGAAGAACCGCCCAGAAGCCGCTCAGAGACTCATCAAATCCATCGTCTTATCAAACGCTTCACCTTTCACTTCGCCCCACGAgctcttctctcttttctccGTCTCCTCGCCTTACTACAAACCCACCTTCGCCAACATCCTCCTGTCGATTCTATCATCCGCAAAGCTTCCCAGCGATGCCCTGCAGCTTTACGCTTCGACCAAAGCCGACGGTACGCGTCTCTCTTTGGATTCCATTAATGTCTTGCTTGAATGTTTGGTGAGCTGTAATCAGTATGATAGGGCTCTTGATTTGTTTGATGAGATTGTTTGCATGGGGTTTAGGCCTGATAAGTTTACGTATGGTAAAGCGGTTCAAGCCGCGGTGAAGATTGGTGATTTGAAGAGGGCTTGTGAGATTTTTGATGGGATGGAGAAGAGTAGGACTAGGCCTAATGTGTTTGTTTATAACAATTTGATTAGTGGGTTTtgcaaagagaagaaaattagGGATGCAGAGAAGCTGTTTGATGAAATGTGTCAGCAGAAGTTGGTGCCGACGAGGGTTACTTATAATACGTTGGTTGATGGGTATTGTAAAGTTGGGGAGTTTGAAAAGGTTAGTACTTTGAGAGAAAGGATGAAGAGGGACAAGGTGGAGGTGAGTTTGGTTATGTTTAATTCATTACTCGGTGGGCTTTGTAAGGCGAAGAGGATGGAGGAGGCAAAGAGCGTATGTAAGGAAATGGAAGTTCATGGGTTTGACCCTGATGGGTTTACTTATAGCATGCTTTTTGATGGGTATTCCAAGTGTGGGGATGGGGAGGGTGTGATGGCTTTGTACGAAGAATTGAGTGGGAGAGGATTTAGGATTAATAGTTATACTTGTAGCATTTTGTTGAATGCATTATGCAAAGAAGGGAAGGTGGAAATTGCGGaggagattgttgggaaagaaatagaaaatggGCTTGTTCCTGACGAAGTTATGTTTAACACAATTGTGAGTGGATATTGTCGAACAGGTGACTTGAACAGAGCTATGTTGGCTATTCAACAAATGGAAAATCATGGGTTGGCTCCAAATTGCATTACTTTCAATACTTTGATTGACAAGTTTTGTGAATTGGGAGAGATGGATAAGGCGGAGGAATGGGTAAAGAGAATGTTGGAGAAGGGCATTTCTCCAAATGTTAAGACAAATAACACCCTAATTGATGGGTATGGAAGAATGGGCCATTTTGATAAGTGCTTTCAGATTCTTGAAGAAATGGAAAATAGTGGGACGAAGCCTAATGTTGTAAGCTATGGTTCTCTCATAAACTGGTTATGCAAAGACTGTAAGCTTCTTGAAGCTGAAATAGTCCTCAAGGATATGGAAAATAGAGGTGTTCTTCCTAACGctcaaatatataatatgcTCATTGATGGTAGCTGCACAATGGGGAGGATTAAAGATGCTTTCAAGTTTTTTGATGAGATGGTGAAAAGGGAAATGGGTCCAACACTTGTAACTTTTAATGCCCTCATTAATGGGCTTTGCAAAAAGGGAAGGGTAATGGAAGCTGAAGACATGCTCCCCCAAATAACAAGTAGTGGTCTTAATCCTGATGTGATTACATATAACTCACTGATCTCTGGATATTCCAGTCTAGGAAGCTCCCAAAAATGTCTCGAGCTGTATGAAAATATGAAGAAGTTGGGCATCAAACCTAGTTTGAGGACTTATCATCCTCTACTTAGTGGATGTATCAGGGAAGGAATAGTGGCTGTAGAGAAATTATTCAATGAAATGTTACAGATCAATTTGGTTCCTGATCTACTGGTGTATAATGCACTCATTCACTGTTATGCAGAGCATGGAGATGTCCAGAAGGCACTTGTATTGCATAGTGAGATGGTGGACCAGGGAATTCGTCCTGACAAGATGACCTACAATAGCTTGATTTTTGGGCACTTAAGAGAAGGCAAGTTGTCCAAGGTAAAAGAGCTTGTCAATGACATGAAGGTCAAAGGATTGATTCCTAAAGCGGATACCTACAACATACTGGTAAAGGGATACTGCAACCTTAAGGATTTTGGTGGAGCATACATTTGGTACCGTGAAATGTTTGAAAATGGTTTCATTCCCAGTTTCTGTATTTACAATGAGCTAACAAATGGCCTCAAACAAGAGGGGAAGTTGAAAGAGGCCCAGATTTTATGCTCCGAAATCAGCATTGTAGGAAAGGATGCTTGGACTAATGAGGATCAATCTGCAGTTGCTAAAATGTAG